The following DNA comes from Spirochaetales bacterium.
CGGAATCGTCAACACACGCTCGATAACGATGTCGAGTCCGGATGTGCGCCTTCATGAACAATTTCTGTATTTCTTTTTCGCCCTGATTTTTGCCGTGTGTTTTATTTTTTTCAGGGAAAGAAAGTCTCCGCATAAAGCACCCGCGATTTTGGGATTGTTCCCGTGGCTGATGTTCACTTTGTCCGGGGATATGGTTTCTTTAGTCTGTTTTTTTATTATCTACCCCGCCTGGTTTCGTTTTTACCGGGAGTCCTCTCTCGCCATTGACAACCGTATCCTTTATCAATGGGATATGGGGACCAACGGCAGGTTCATAAAAAGCGGACTGATAGCGGGGGGCGCCCTTTTCTCCGCTTTCGTTATCAGGCTTCTGCAAGGGGGCGGGGCGGGGCTTTTCTCTCTGTTATTCGTTGCTTTCGCGTCGGCTTCCCTTTCGGTTTTTACCCTTCTTTTTCGGTTGCGGAAGGAAACGCAGCGGGAACACAGATTATTTACCCCTGTTCGTCTGTTTCCTCTGTCCCGTAAAAGTTTCAATAAAGGCATTACTAACGGCTTCCATTTTCATGGTGAGACGATGGCCGCCGATGCGGCGCTTCTCGCGATTGTCGCATGCTGTTTTATTCTCATGTATGTCGTGATGGGCGGTTCTTCCGATACCGGCCTGCCGCTTCCCCTCCGGCAAGACGGGTCCGATGCCATTTCATATCAGGGGCTTATCGAACTCGAAAAAACGAAGCGGCGTGAGTACCTTCCTGATCTTTCGGATTATGTGTCGCATCGTTTTTATCAGGAAGGGATAAGCGACGGGGCGGTGTACGGATTTCCGGCGTTGCATGAGGAAATCCTCACCGGTGAATACCGGGAAGAAAGCGGGGACGGGAGTATCGTGCAAACCTTGAAAACCAGGCACACGTGCGATGAAGCCTGGCTCGACGCTGTCATTGGTTCGATAAAAGAAAACAGTATCGAGGAACTCCTTTTCCTTCAACAACGGCCCCTCCATGTCTCGGCCGGATCGGCCGGTGATTATTACCTTGTCGGGTATCCTGTATTTAGTAGTATATTGATATTCAGCATAGTCTATTTATTTATATTTTTTGGCGATTTCCATTTGACAGCATCCCGATTGTATGGTACTACAAGTTTTACGGGGAGGAGGACTCAGAAGGCCGCATGAGTGAGCTAAAAACCTTTCAGGCGGGAGGGATACATCCTTCAGAATACAAACAGTATACGCAGAAAATACCGATCAAGAATGCCCACGTTCCGTCGACCGCGATTATTCCCATGTTGCAGCATATGGGGAAAACGGCCGAATGTCTGGTACGGCCTGGTGATATTCTCAGGGAAGGGATGCCGATCGGCAAGGCGACCGGATATTTTTCCGCACCCGTTCATTCTTCCATTCCCGGTACCGTAAGGGATATAACCGAGGTCTATCTTCCGACCGGTGTCAGAAGCAAGGCGGTGGTTGCGGATCTTTCAGGGGAATTCGACCGTTCGGGCAAGGATGTGGCCAAAAGATCGTGGGAGACCCTTTCAGGTGAAGAGCTAATCAATATAATAGCGGAGAATGGGATTGTCGGACTCGGCGGCGCCACATTTCCCGCCCATATCAAATACACCGTCAAGCGGAACGTGAAACTCGATTACTTTGTGGTCAATGGCGTGGAATGCGAGCCGTTCCTTACCGCAGATCATAGGCTCATGCTCGAGAAAACGGAAGAAATCATCGAAGGAATCCGCATTATTGAAAAAATTCTTTCTCCCGGCAAGGTCGTTATCGGTATAGAAGAAAACAAACCGGATGCGGTCGAGACGGTCGGCCGGGCAGTCGCGGAGTCGCGGCTCGAATACGAGGTCGTGACGCTCAGGACACGGTATCCGCAGGGTGATGAAAAACAACTGCTTCAGGCGATAACGGGAAAAGAGGTCCCTTCAGGCGGCCTGCCGCTTGATATCGGGGCGGTCGTATCGAATGTAGGCACTGTTTTCGCCGTATACGAAGCCGTCGTCTATCGAAAACCGCTTATCGAGAGAATTGTCACGGTAACCGGATCGGTGATTAAAAACCCGGCGAATTTCAAGGTGAGAATCGGAACAAAAATCGGCGAGCTTATCGAGGAATGCGGCGGTTTTACCGGCAATCCGGCCAAAATCATTGCCGGCGGACCGATGATGGGTTTTGCGCTCTACGACCTGGATACGCCGGTGACCAAAGGCGTTTCAGGCATTGTCGCGCTTTCAAAAAAGGAGTTGAAAAACCGCAGTGAAACTTCCTGTATCCAGTGCGGACGATGTATCCGCGCCTGCCCTCTCTCCCTCAACCCGACATACCTTTTCAAACTCATCGAACACGGTATGTACAAAGACGCACAGGCGGAAGGACTTATGGATTGCAAGGAATGCGGCTGTTGCGGGTACACCTGTCCCGCCCATCTTCCTCTTGTGCAGGGGATGAAACTGGGGAAACTCATGCTGAGGAAAAAGGCACAGTAATGGACCATCCGAATCAATTGCGCATAACGTCTTCCCCCCATATTCATGAGGGCGATTCGACGGCACGAATCATGTGGAGTGTCGTCTTGTGTCTCGTCCCCGCCGGAGCATGGGGCGTTTATAATTTCGGTCCGGGGGCCCTGGCGGTTATCCTGGTGTCGATCGCAGCGGCGGTGCTTACCGAACTCGTCGTCGGGGCGGTGAGAAAAAACATTACGGTGTTCGACGGCAGCGCATTTCTCACCGGGCTGCTGGTCGGGTATAACATGCCGCCGTCGGTGCCGGGATTCATTCCCGTCGCCGCTTCCGTCTTCGCCATTGCTGTCGTCAAACACACCTTTGGCGGTTTGGGCAGGAATTGGATGAACCCGGCGCTCGCCGGCCGCGTCTTCGCCATGTTCTGCTGGACGGAGGAAATGACCGGGTGGTCGGCCCCCCTGTCGGCGATGGATGCGGCGACGGGTGTCACCCCCGTCGCCGCTTCCGACGCGGTGACAAGCGCGACCCCCCTCGCCCGGGGTGCCGCTGATTTTCTTCAACACGGCAGCTACCTCGATCTCTTTCTGGGAAGAATATCAGGGTGTATCGGGGAGGTGTCGGCCCTGCTTCTCCTCGCGGGGACGATATATCTGTTTATACGAAAAATCATCACGTGGGAGATTCCCGCCGCTTATATCGGGACGTTTACCCTCCTTGTATGGATCTTCGGGGGTATACCGGCGGGCAGCCGACTTTTTCAGGGAGATGTCCTTTTTCATTTTTTAAGCGGCGGACTCATTCTCGGCGCGTTCTACATGGCAACTGATATGGTGACGAGTCCGGTAACCCGGAAGGGGATGCTTGTGTTCGGGGCGGGATGCGGTTTTTTCACATTTGTCATCAGGATCTTCGGGGGATTCCCCGAAGGGGTATCGCTTGCCATTATCATCATGAATATTTTCGTTCCGTTGATCAACCGGCTGACAAAACCGGTCAAATTCGGTTATGTGAAGGAAGAAACGAAATGAAGGTTTCCGTGTCCGAGATTGCCGTTATCGGCCTCAAGCTTTTCATCATCTGTGCCGCCTCGGCGGTTATTTTAAGCCTGCTCAATACCCTCACCGCACCCCGCATCGAGAAAAACAGGATAGAGCAGCAAAAAGAAGCGCTGGAGTACCTCGTGACAACAGGGGGCATCGGGGAAAAACATACGGTCGACGATGAGACGGTGACTTCGGTGTATACGATTACGCAAGGATCGGATGTGACCGGGTATGTTCTCGAACTCCGCGGATACGGTTACGGTGATCCCATGACGCTGCTCGCGCTGTATGCGACGGACGGGGAATTGAAGGGCGCCAAACTCATGGAGAATACGGAAACGCCCGGTCTGGGGAAAAAGGCCGAATCGGATGAATACATGAAAAAGTTCATCGGCAAGGGCGGTACCGTGGGGCCGCCGATTCCCACCACCATCGAGCTTCTTAAAGCACAGACGGGGGCGTCCGGGGCAACGGCGTATTCGGAGGTCGCAGTAACGTCGGTCAACGATGTATTACTGAAAGTTTTCGAATGGTTTTTCGGAAAACCAAAAACGGGCGCTTCCGATTCGGTAACCGGCGCAACGATCACCTTTCAGGGTGTTTCACGGGCACTCGCCGGGGGATCGGATTACGTAAAGGAAAAGCTGGGAGGAGGGAAATGATCAAGGAGTTTACCAAGGGTATTATCAGGGAAAATCCGCTTTTTATCATTGTTCTGGGACTTTGTCCGGCCCTGGCCGTCTCGACCCAGGTGGTGAATGCCCTCGGTATGGGGGCAGGGGTTATCTTTGTGCTTCTGGGATCGAATATCTGTGTTTCGCTTTTAAAGGATTTTATCCCGGAAAAGGTGCGCATCCCGTCTTATATCGTGATTATCGCGTCATTTGTTACCATTGTCGAGCTGGTCATGAAAGCCTTCACTCCCGGTCTCTACAAGAATCTGGGAATATTCGTTTCCCTTATCGTCGTCAACTGTATCATTCTGGGCCGCGCCGAGGCCTTCGCGAGTAAAAACCCGCTGCTGCACTCGGTCCTGGACGCCCTGGGTATGGGAATCGGTTTTACCCTCGGCCTTCTTCTCATCGCGGTTATCCGCGAGATTTTCGGTTCGGGGACGATTACCCTCTTCCCCATACAGGCGATCGGGTTCGACGGTACCGTGAAGCTGGGGTGGCTGAATGAGTATCCTGGAAAGGTATGGTCTTATGCCGCGGGTGCCCTGCTCGTGATGGGGTACCTCAAGGCTTTTTTCAACTGGCTTCAGACCAGGCGACGGATACCCCGTGAATCCAAGGGTGAAGTCGCGCACGCCCCTGAAAGCGAGGTGAAGCAGGTATCATGACATACATCGGAATTCTCATTACCTTTGTCCTTATTGAAAACTTCATTCTCACCAAATTTCTGGGGCTCTGTCCCTTTATCGGGGTATCGAAAAAGATGGATTCGGCCATCGGTATGGGATTCGCCGTCATTTTCGTCATGTCGATCGCTTCGCTCGTGACCTGGCTGGTATGGAATCTTCTCCTCGTAAAACTGGAACTCAATTTTTTGAAAACAGTCACCTTTATCCTCGTGATCGCGGCACTCGTGCAGTTTGTCGAGATGGTGATACAGAAAATTTCACCGCCGCTTTACAAGGCACTCGGTATCTACCTACCCCTTATCACGACTAACTGCGCGGTACTGGGTGTCGCGCTGATAGCGGTGGTCGATAAAAAAATGAATGCGATTGAAAGTTTTTTTGCCGGATTTTCCGCCGGGGCCGGTTTCCTGCTTGCTATCCTGCTTATGTCCTCGTTACGGGAAAAATACGAAACGGAATGGATCCCCAAACCGTTCAGGGGTATCCCGATCGCCTTTGTCACCGCTGGACTTATGGCATTGGCCTTTATGGCCTTCGACAAGGCGCTGCTGAAAAATCTGTTGGGCGGGGGATGAGAGAAATATGGTCGAGGTCTTGATACATATAGTGTGGGCATTTCTCGTTGTCGGGGGACTCGGTGTCACCTTCGGTTTGCTGCTGTCGCTGGCTTCGCGGTTGTTCGCCGTCAAAAAGGATATGAGGACCGCCAGACTCGAAGAGGCGCTTCCCGGACTCAACTGCGGCGCCTGCGGATTCGCGGGTTGTGTTTCGTACGCGGAGGCGATTGTGGGCGGAGAGGCGGCCCTGACATTGTGCACGGCGGGCGGGAGTCAGACGGCGGAAAAACTCGCCGGAATCATGGGCGTCGATCTG
Coding sequences within:
- the rsxC gene encoding electron transport complex subunit RsxC; its protein translation is MSELKTFQAGGIHPSEYKQYTQKIPIKNAHVPSTAIIPMLQHMGKTAECLVRPGDILREGMPIGKATGYFSAPVHSSIPGTVRDITEVYLPTGVRSKAVVADLSGEFDRSGKDVAKRSWETLSGEELINIIAENGIVGLGGATFPAHIKYTVKRNVKLDYFVVNGVECEPFLTADHRLMLEKTEEIIEGIRIIEKILSPGKVVIGIEENKPDAVETVGRAVAESRLEYEVVTLRTRYPQGDEKQLLQAITGKEVPSGGLPLDIGAVVSNVGTVFAVYEAVVYRKPLIERIVTVTGSVIKNPANFKVRIGTKIGELIEECGGFTGNPAKIIAGGPMMGFALYDLDTPVTKGVSGIVALSKKELKNRSETSCIQCGRCIRACPLSLNPTYLFKLIEHGMYKDAQAEGLMDCKECGCCGYTCPAHLPLVQGMKLGKLMLRKKAQ
- a CDS encoding RnfABCDGE type electron transport complex subunit D; the protein is MDHPNQLRITSSPHIHEGDSTARIMWSVVLCLVPAGAWGVYNFGPGALAVILVSIAAAVLTELVVGAVRKNITVFDGSAFLTGLLVGYNMPPSVPGFIPVAASVFAIAVVKHTFGGLGRNWMNPALAGRVFAMFCWTEEMTGWSAPLSAMDAATGVTPVAASDAVTSATPLARGAADFLQHGSYLDLFLGRISGCIGEVSALLLLAGTIYLFIRKIITWEIPAAYIGTFTLLVWIFGGIPAGSRLFQGDVLFHFLSGGLILGAFYMATDMVTSPVTRKGMLVFGAGCGFFTFVIRIFGGFPEGVSLAIIIMNIFVPLINRLTKPVKFGYVKEETK
- a CDS encoding FMN-binding protein, whose amino-acid sequence is MKVSVSEIAVIGLKLFIICAASAVILSLLNTLTAPRIEKNRIEQQKEALEYLVTTGGIGEKHTVDDETVTSVYTITQGSDVTGYVLELRGYGYGDPMTLLALYATDGELKGAKLMENTETPGLGKKAESDEYMKKFIGKGGTVGPPIPTTIELLKAQTGASGATAYSEVAVTSVNDVLLKVFEWFFGKPKTGASDSVTGATITFQGVSRALAGGSDYVKEKLGGGK
- a CDS encoding electron transport complex subunit E translates to MIKEFTKGIIRENPLFIIVLGLCPALAVSTQVVNALGMGAGVIFVLLGSNICVSLLKDFIPEKVRIPSYIVIIASFVTIVELVMKAFTPGLYKNLGIFVSLIVVNCIILGRAEAFASKNPLLHSVLDALGMGIGFTLGLLLIAVIREIFGSGTITLFPIQAIGFDGTVKLGWLNEYPGKVWSYAAGALLVMGYLKAFFNWLQTRRRIPRESKGEVAHAPESEVKQVS
- the rsxA gene encoding electron transport complex subunit RsxA; translation: MTYIGILITFVLIENFILTKFLGLCPFIGVSKKMDSAIGMGFAVIFVMSIASLVTWLVWNLLLVKLELNFLKTVTFILVIAALVQFVEMVIQKISPPLYKALGIYLPLITTNCAVLGVALIAVVDKKMNAIESFFAGFSAGAGFLLAILLMSSLREKYETEWIPKPFRGIPIAFVTAGLMALAFMAFDKALLKNLLGGG